CAAGACAACCCCGAGCGTTTCCGAGACTGGGCTGTTGTGTATGGTGATGAGAAGATCAGCAGTGGAAGACACTACTGGGAGGTGACGGTGAAAAAGTCTCAAGAGTTTCGTTTGGGTGTGGCAGAGGCGATGATGTCCCGAGACGACTGCGTGGgcaccaacacctcctcctgGGTGTTCGGCTACGCTCAGCGCAAGTGGTTTGCCATGACGAGCAATAAGATAGTCCCTGTGACGCTAGTGGGCAAGCCGGACCGCGTAGGCATCCTGCTCGACTACGAGGCGGGCCTTCTAGGGCTGGTGGACATCAAAAAACCTGCAGTCATTCACACCATCAGGGCCCAGTTCAAGGCTCCGCTCTGCCCCGCGTTTGGACTTTGGGACGGAGatctgctcacacactctgGCCTGGAGGAGCCTGAAGGCCTGAAGTGAAGCAGGATAAACTGTGACGGTGGTGACTGAGATGGCCATGAAACGTCGCTGGCTTCTGTTTGCTCCGCGGCGACATTTATCGCAACTTTGCAGGAGAAAAAGCAGTATCTATGTGGGAAGCCTTTCCATATTAATTGCAGGTGACTGTTAATTTTCTGTGGTCCAGTTGGTTCATAATCATGACTCACAATGCAAGTTCATACTTGGTGTATGTCATCCAGCCTCAGGCAATCATATCACagaagctgtttttgtgtgtaccTCATGTGTTACCTCTCAGAACAACTGTCGGTTGTTTTCCAGGAACATTTACTGCCAAGCTGTTGTTCTACTCTTGCACACAGTTACAAAGctgaaatcaacagaaaaaacTTTTACAGCCTCAtttcatactgtatattgtttaATAAAATGACCTCACTGAAACTGCTTttacatttctcttttatttaattGTAGGAtgatatatatgtacagtaatCCTCAAGTCATGCTGGGAAATCATTTCCTTTAATTCACTatgaataaaattaattaatacattaaCTTGAGATGATTAAAGCGTATTCAATTTTTAATCACAGGACTTAGTTGCACATTTAGAACACTTCAGCCATTTTAAAATGGTGGTTGAATTTCTTGGTACACAGAAATTTAACGTGCAAAAGCTTTAATTGTCCTTTTTGTCAAAA
This sequence is a window from Pempheris klunzingeri isolate RE-2024b chromosome 11, fPemKlu1.hap1, whole genome shotgun sequence. Protein-coding genes within it:
- the spryd4 gene encoding SPRY domain-containing protein 4 — translated: MAVPVSAARLCRLTGRSITSLSVGHRRAVSLPARRCYTTTSTRNHLQFRLDERTAHSSLDLFKKDTGVIYRMLGLDPSRVQDNPERFRDWAVVYGDEKISSGRHYWEVTVKKSQEFRLGVAEAMMSRDDCVGTNTSSWVFGYAQRKWFAMTSNKIVPVTLVGKPDRVGILLDYEAGLLGLVDIKKPAVIHTIRAQFKAPLCPAFGLWDGDLLTHSGLEEPEGLK